A window of Nicotiana sylvestris chromosome 8, ASM39365v2, whole genome shotgun sequence genomic DNA:
AATCTAAAGGAGGGACTAGATTATCATGAAAGATTCTTACTAGTGGCCAAAATGGTCACTGTGAGGACTGTCATTACTATGGCGGCCTATAAGGACTAGGaattacatcaaatggatgtcaaaaagGAATTCTTGCAAGGAGATTTGTTTGAATAAGTTTACATGAAAGTTCCTTAAGGTTTCTAACGACAGGGGGAGTACAAAGTGTGTAAGTTGATCAAGTCCTTATACGGGTTAAAACAAGCTTCGAGGCAATGGAACATAAAACTTACTGATGCCTTTCTAGCAACTGGCTACAAACAAAGTTCCTATGATCAttcattattcaccaaacaaGCAGGAGAAGAAATAGCTATCATCTTAGTGTATGTGGATGATCTCATAATCACCGGAAGCACCAAGGAATTGATACAAGAAGCTAAAAGAACTTTGCATAACAATTTTAAGGTAAAAGACCTAGGAGAGTTGAAATATTTTTTGGGAATTGAAGTAATGAGGACCAAATATGGCATATTACTCAATCAAAGGAAGTATGAACTTGGACTAATATCTGATCTAGGACTCAGTGGTGATAGGCCTGTAACCACACCACTGGAAGTCAATTTGAACCTCACAACAATCGACTATGATGAATGTGTTGGGGGTGTCAATGATCCTGTACTTGAAGACATAACAACTTATCAAAAGTTGATTGGGAGGTTGTTATACCTCACCATCACCAAGCCTGATATCAGTTTTGGAGTGCAAGTCTTAAGCCAGTTTATGCAAGGGCTAAAGATTTCAGACTGGAATGCAACATTGAGGCTAGTGAAGTATATAAAGAATGCACCGGGACAAGGACTGCTGCTAAGGAAAAATCTTAAAGCTCAGCTGACAATGTTCTGTGATTTAGACTGGGCAGTATGCCCAAACACTGGGAGGTCAGTGACAGGGTACGTGGTAAAGCTGGGAGAGTCCTTGATTTCTTGGAAATCAAAGAAGCAACAAACAGTGAGCAAAAGCTCGGCAGAAGCTGAATACAGAAGCATGGGAGTAGCAATCTCAGAAGTAAATTTGGCTAGAAGGATTACTAGCAGAGTTAGGTATGCCAATTTCCAGACCTGTGCAGCTCTTTTGTGACAACAAAGCAGCAATTTAGATTGCCTCTAACCCAATCTACCATGAAAGAACCAAGCATATCGAGATAGATTGCCACTTCATTATGGAGAAGATTAAAGAAGGGTTGATACATGCTCAACATGTGAGTACCAATGATTAGCTGGCAGACATACTGACAAAGGCCTTAGGAACTATGCAACATCAGTACCTATTATCCCAGTTTGGAGTATTCAATGTATTTTAccctccagcttgagggggagtattgAAAATGTATACAATTACAATTAGAGTTAGCTTTTAGTTAGTTAGTGCAAAGAACACGTGATTAGTGTGTGTCCAGCTGTCATCTTTGTGTACTCTATATAAAAGGAAGGTTCACTTCCTTCTCTATAATACAGAATTAAAATACACAAAAATTCTCTAGAGTTTTCCACTGTTCCATTGCCTTTCATGGCATCTTCTCTTAACTGATCCTCTGTCATTTTGACATGTAAGTATGAATTTTTTCCGTATATTTCTGAAAGTATGGGTAATTGTCCCTGACTGGTTGTCCAATAATGATGGTCCAAAAGTTTTTTTGATAGTTAGCTAAGCATAAACAAAGATGATTAATTGAAAACGTTTTCCAGTGAACATCTTATTGTCGACTTGTCCACCTATTGTACTATGTAACGTACTAACGTTAAATAAAGTTCCTCTTATAATAATTCTCTTAGCTATCCTAGGCTCCAATTATTTTCGGTTGAAAGCGGAAAACGACAATACAATTTTTTACTATtcagaaaataacaaaatgataCTTATGACGTTTGGACACTATCACTTTTTTTGGAGTttacttttttctttaatttaattttttggggTATATAGATAAAGATGTAATTAGACAAGACAATATCGTTCCCGTTTGCATCCCCCACAGTCCATTAGATTAGTGTGTAGGGTAGTCAA
This region includes:
- the LOC138874812 gene encoding uncharacterized mitochondrial protein AtMg00810-like; the protein is MDQPTDNGRGKRVTRPPIWLKDYVTTDRPFGEYKVCKLIKSLYGLKQASRQWNIKLTDAFLATGYKQSSYDHSLFTKQAGEEIAIILVYVDDLIITGSTKELIQEAKRTLHNNFKVKDLGELKYFLGIEVMRTKYGILLNQRKYELGLISDLGLSGDRPVTTPLEVNLNLTTIDYDECVGGVNDPVLEDITTYQKLIGRLLYLTITKPDISFGVQVLSQFMQGLKISDWNATLRLVKYIKNAPGQGLLLRKNLKAQLTMFCDLDWAVCPNTGRSVTGYVVKLGESLISWKSKKQQTVSKSSAEAEYRSMGVAISEVNLARRITSRVRYANFQTCAALL